TGTACGGCGACGTGACGCAGCATGTGATCGAAAAATCCCACACCACTGTCGATCTGAGTCTTTCCCGTGCCATCCAGATTCAATTGAAGCTGGATGTCGGTCTCCGCCGTCTGTCTTTCGATATTCACCTTTCGCATGATCTACTCCATCGCTGCCAGGGCAGCTGACAACGCATCGCTGTGAGCCGGCGTTCCGACGCTGATGCGGATGTGATCGCGCAATCTCGGCTCGTCGTAGTAGCGTACAAGGATTCCCGCGTGCTCCAATGCCTTCCTCAATTCCGCCGCCGGGCGGCCAACGACTCGACATAAAATGAAATACGTCTGCGAGGGATAGGGCCGCAAGAAAGGGACTTCTTCCAGAATCTCATACACGCGCCGGCGCACGGCGACGATCTTCGCAACACGGAGACGTTATAGGGCTGCTTGATCTTCCACAGACACGGCATCAACTCTTGCGGGAAGACCCCGTATCCCACCCGCATTCCGGCCAGACCCGCCCATTTACTGAACGTCTGCAGCACGATCAGGTTCTGGTGATCCAACGCATCCCGCAGGCGGCTGGAACCCGGATCGGCGAACTGCACGTAAGCCTCATCGACCACGACGACGAGCGGCAGTTCCAGAATCGAGTTCAGCACATCACCCGGCAGCACACCGCCGTCGGGGTTGTTGGGTGAGGCCAGGAAGATAAGCTTCGGCTCGTACTTCGCTACGGCCCGTTCGATGCCCGGCTGATCGAGGCTGAAATCAGCCTTGCGAGGCACTTCCACCAGGTGGGCGTCGTTCACGCCGGCATCGAAAGCATACATGCCGAACGTTGGCGGGCAGTTCAGCATCACGTCGCCGGGATCGAGGAACAAGCGCATGATCAGGTCGATCAATTCGTCCGCTCCGGCACCCACCAGCAGGTTGTCGAGCGGCAGATCGAGTCGATCTGCCAGCGCCTCCCGCAGCAGGCGGCACTCCGGATCGGGATAGATGTGTGCATACTCCAGGTTGCGCAGCGCTTCCAGCACCGCCGGATGTGAGCCGTAAGGATTCTCATTGGCGTTGAGCTTCACGATCTCCTGCGGATCTCTTCCCAACTGCCGGGCGACGATTTCGAAAGGGTAAACGGGCTGATAGGCTGACATGTCCCGGATGTGGGCGCGAATCAGCCCCGCGACGTCACTCATTGCTCCCCCTCGATGCGTCGCTGTGCGGCAGCGGCGTGGGCGGTGAGAGTCTCCACCTGTGCGATCTGCGCTGCCGTAGCGCTGAGCGCAGCGCTGGTCTCCGCGTCCAGGGCAATCAGGCTGGTGATCTTGACGAAATCCCAGACGTTCAAGGGCGAGGCGAAGCGCGCCGTTCCGCCGGTAGGCATGACGTGACTCGGTCCGGCCACGTAATCACCCAGCACCTCGAAGGAACGTTCGCCCATGAAAATTCCGCCCGCGTTGCGGATCTTGGATGCCAGATCGCCGGCTTCCGCCACGCACAGACACAGGTGTTCCGCAGCATAGTCGTTGGCCAATGCGGTTGCCGTCTCCAAATCGGGCGTGAGCACGATCCCACCGCGGTGCGCCAGAGAAGCCGCGATGATCTCCACCCGGGAGAGGTCCTCCACCTGCCGGGCGACTGCTGCCTGCACCGCTTGCGCCAGATTGCGATCGGAGGTCAGCAGGATGGCGCTGGCCAGGGGATCGTGTTCGGCCTGCGCCAGCAGGTCTGCGGCCACCCACTCCGGGTTGGCGGTCGCGTCGGCGATGACCATCGTCTCCGTGGGTCCCGCCAATCCTTCGATCCCGACGATCCCAAAGACCTGCTGCTTGGCCAGGGTGACGAAGAGATTGCCGGCGCCGACGATCTTGTCCACGCGCGGCACGCTTTCCGTGCCGTAGGCCATGGCGGCGATCGCCTGCGCCCCGCCTATGGTGAACACCTGCCGCAGACCGCAGATGTGCGCTGCAGCCAGGATGGTGTCGTGCGGCTGCGGTGGAGTACAGACCACGATCTCGCGCACCCCGGCGACCTGCGCCGGAATGACCGACATGAGTAGAGAGGATGGCAGCGGCGCCGACCCGCCTGGCACGTAGACGCCGGCGCGTTCGATCGGCGCGACTCGCTGGCCCAACATGCCGCCCATTTCTTCCGTGGTCCAGGACGCTTTCGGCTGGCGCTCGTGGAAATCACGGACCCGCACGGCGGAAAGACGCATCGCCTCGGCCAGGGATTCCGGCAAGCCATTATAGGCCTCAGCAAGCTTATCCTCGGGAATGCGCGTGTCCTCCAGACGGACCTTGTCCAACGTCTCCGTCCAACGCTGAACTGCGGCGTCGCCTTCATCCCGCACGGATTTGAGAATCCGGGTTACGGCGTCCGCCGGTCCAACGCCCTCGCCGAAAATCTCCGCCACGCCGTTCAGGAGCGTTTGCGGGTAATCCTCCTGCGACGCCGGATCGCGGCGTAAAATGGTCGCTTTGGCCTCGTCGATCTGCATTATCTTAAGCATGGCATCTCCATGATTCCTGCAAATTTGATTCTTTATTGATCCACTTCGAGCGCTCGCAGCAGCGCCACACAGGCATCCGGTTGCTCCTCGAAGATGTAGGTCACCGGCGTGACCACCACTCCACTGCCGCCGATGGCGCGCAGCTCCTGAATCACCTGCGCCAGGTCGTCGCGGTTCACAACGATGTGCACCGCATACCAGTCACCGCTTTTGCGCGTGATCACGCGCGAGATCGTTGGCCCCTGCAGCCCACCGATCACGGACTGCTCGAACATGCGCTCGGCGATGACCTGCGGCGATTCGCCGCGGATGTTGGCAAAGATCGAGACGTTGCCTGCGGCGCGCAGATGCGCAACGACGAACTCCAGCAGCTGCTGGGCCTTGGCAAGCACTTCGGGGCGCGTTTTCAACCTGCTACGGTTGGCGATCAGGCATGCTTGCGAGGTCAGCACCAGGCCGTCGTCCAGCGAGCGCAGGCGGTTGTCGCGCAGAGTCGTTCCCGTAGAGACGAGATCGACGATCAAGTCTGCGTAGCCGATCGCCGGCGCGACTTCCAGCGTCCCTTCGGCGCGGATCAGGCGCGTGTCCTCCAAATCGTAGCGGGAGAAGAACTTACTCGAGACATTGGGATACTTGGTGGCTACGCGCAGCGGACGATCGAGATCGGCGCGCTTCTGAACCAGATCGGCCATGCTGCGGACCTCCTGCCAGCTTTCGGGGACGATCACGTTCAGCGTGCAGCCGCCGAAACCCAGGGCATCCAGCATGATCAGGATCTCGCCATTCTCACCTTCCCGTTCGAGCACGGTATCCATGCCGGTGACCCCGAAATCGACGCTGCCGTCGCGCACGCTGACCACGATGTCTCCTGCACGCTGGAAGAGCACCGTGAGATCGGGCATGACCGGGATGGTCGCTTCGAACTGGCGCGGGTTCGGCTTGGAAACGCTCAATCCCGCATCGCTGAGGAAAGCCAGCGTCTCGCTTTCCATGCGCCCCTTGCTGGGTAGCGCCAGACGGATGTCGCTGCGTTGCACGTCCATCGGATCCTCCAAAAAAAGAGCCCTCCCGATCAGGGAGGGCTGCATGGGTTATCGATTGAAAACCACGACGCGTTTAAAGCACTCCTGACCGATCGCAGGGCCGGTAATTATGGTGATGGTGGATCTTGGAGAAGCTTGCGTCGTTCATATTGTGCCGGATTGTAAACGATTTTTCTGCAGAAGGAAAGGGCGAAAAAACTATTCACAAATCCGTCCTATTTCCCTACTATCCTTCAACATAATGCCATCTGTAATAAATGACACAGCGATCGATTCAGGCGCCCAGCGCCTCTTTGGCGCGCTTTACTTCTCTGTTGCGCCGGTGGGAATCGAGGATGCGCTTGCGGATGCGCAGATTCTTGGGGGTGACCTCGAGCAGTTCATCATCCCCCAGATACTCGATGGCTTGATCCAGGCTCATCTCGCGCGGCGGGGTGAGCCGCTCATCGATCTCGCGGAACGACGATCGTACGTTGGTTACATGCCGCTTCTTGC
This genomic interval from Anaerolineales bacterium contains the following:
- a CDS encoding aminotransferase class I/II-fold pyridoxal phosphate-dependent enzyme; its protein translation is MSDVAGLIRAHIRDMSAYQPVYPFEIVARQLGRDPQEIVKLNANENPYGSHPAVLEALRNLEYAHIYPDPECRLLREALADRLDLPLDNLLVGAGADELIDLIMRLFLDPGDVMLNCPPTFGMYAFDAGVNDAHLVEVPRKADFSLDQPGIERAVAKYEPKLIFLASPNNPDGGVLPGDVLNSILELPLVVVVDEAYVQFADPGSSRLRDALDHQNLIVLQTFSKWAGLAGMRVGYGVFPQELMPCLWKIKQPYNVSVLRRSSPCAGACMRFWKKSLSCGPIPRRRISFYVESLAARRRN
- the hisG gene encoding ATP phosphoribosyltransferase → MDVQRSDIRLALPSKGRMESETLAFLSDAGLSVSKPNPRQFEATIPVMPDLTVLFQRAGDIVVSVRDGSVDFGVTGMDTVLEREGENGEILIMLDALGFGGCTLNVIVPESWQEVRSMADLVQKRADLDRPLRVATKYPNVSSKFFSRYDLEDTRLIRAEGTLEVAPAIGYADLIVDLVSTGTTLRDNRLRSLDDGLVLTSQACLIANRSRLKTRPEVLAKAQQLLEFVVAHLRAAGNVSIFANIRGESPQVIAERMFEQSVIGGLQGPTISRVITRKSGDWYAVHIVVNRDDLAQVIQELRAIGGSGVVVTPVTYIFEEQPDACVALLRALEVDQ
- the hisD gene encoding histidinol dehydrogenase gives rise to the protein MLKIMQIDEAKATILRRDPASQEDYPQTLLNGVAEIFGEGVGPADAVTRILKSVRDEGDAAVQRWTETLDKVRLEDTRIPEDKLAEAYNGLPESLAEAMRLSAVRVRDFHERQPKASWTTEEMGGMLGQRVAPIERAGVYVPGGSAPLPSSLLMSVIPAQVAGVREIVVCTPPQPHDTILAAAHICGLRQVFTIGGAQAIAAMAYGTESVPRVDKIVGAGNLFVTLAKQQVFGIVGIEGLAGPTETMVIADATANPEWVAADLLAQAEHDPLASAILLTSDRNLAQAVQAAVARQVEDLSRVEIIAASLAHRGGIVLTPDLETATALANDYAAEHLCLCVAEAGDLASKIRNAGGIFMGERSFEVLGDYVAGPSHVMPTGGTARFASPLNVWDFVKITSLIALDAETSAALSATAAQIAQVETLTAHAAAAQRRIEGEQ